The Colletes latitarsis isolate SP2378_abdomen chromosome 14, iyColLati1, whole genome shotgun sequence genome has a segment encoding these proteins:
- the LOC143350080 gene encoding uncharacterized protein LOC143350080 isoform X2 — translation MLIYDVLHKETVYHSIVSDLRNYGVKYRFKKSMIKTEKVEGIKHISKKVFKTPLSYHPLDVVNLSSGGIVHVPVFVSEVSTFLENHITQEGLFRKAGSQLRQKELIGRLDNGGTLGEKHNAIDVANCLKTFFRDLPEPLIPFSYHDLFVHCAMLKAYRVQALLLACILLPPHHLNTLAFFMEFLRKVSLYEKQNKMSIDNLAKVVGPNIMPLQETTMSAVQMRLELHFIVVKILIENAEDIGVLPDHIVQAISMETIGSMDNELDVSDLRSKSRKKKHRSGSLTRAVPDDCNTSDNQRLPENCDLLQASNTKSTKKRKGIERLDPSSTKKKKVVDKVDKSKKMRLSLDRFVPRKTKPIDEDPELCTNTFDTYSERRWSSVSNTCDSKKKYRTYSDDTPQLKFILKDSEVTNELHREYNNMFIDADVNLSDDSDKQVLLTKKDDINITKCQKHLNSSSEELKILNNFDQMRLYPLKRRLTLNNFETYSHVEVTSMGNQSEEYVTIPKSEYEEIKNRVSAIESRLSQEFGCVSNEENEGLSHSANKVQTVYEKTLEEASIESTATTDYLARKLGKELKIRRSGEHKIIRSPSARKIGSLRRRSQDRIMSKRIRRTASWHISHESDLQSQIQSNKGLNNGYAHSRKALSSNCTKDDAYIRPVSTSFWEEEKNKAILNNVCNEFRNTNVYSGKHGINSTESETLQPIKNRTSATVRRVSSFHGNELTNAAMFSDEKVEKLKKSNSQRDIILNNTHTAMSTPKSDWKKSTMPWKDAEGYFKSKNQTITPVTQTGRPSIAKLRTQNAGMVLAKAKLFDERTTKGHTQNSVSSKKNNGSSINNDQFANVLNQCCENIELCRKSSKSIKSKSPKLISKNSSSHVTLEAAASNLNHQDTDFCYCISQDSNVNVSSPSQVTTNRQLNGVSDLELYQKENMNVENSLLVKTVPINTISHESRLSMYKLDSSTLCRTPHIKKPLTVKTPKSAKTLGRKPNADSRRTPLKAVSQLGTPKYQNPKGILKTTRSVSRHI, via the exons ATGTTGATTTACGATGTTTTACATAAAGAAACAGTGTATCATTCGATCGTTAGCGATCTTCGTAATTATGGTGTTAAGTATCGGTTCAAAAAGAGTATGATTAAAACTGAAAAAGTTGAGGGAATTAAGCATATTTCGAAGAAAGTTTTCAAAACTCCTTTATCGTATCATCCGTTGGATGTTGTGAATTTGTCTTCGGGTGGTATTGTACATGTTCCGGTTTTCGTCAGTGAAGTATCAACATTCTTAGAGAACCACATCACTCAAGAAGGCTTATTCAGAAAAGCGGGATCGCAGCTACGACAAAAAGAATTAATAGGTCGCTTGGATAATGGTGGAACATTGGGAGAAAAACATAATGCAATTGATGTAGCAAATTGCTTAAAAACCTTCTTCAGAGACTTGCCAGAACCTTTGATACCCTTTTCTTATCATGATTTATTTGTACACTGTGCCATGCTTAAAGCTTATCGTGTACAAGCATTATTATTGGCTTGTATTCTTTTACCACCGCATCATCTTAACACTCTGGCATTTTTTATGGAGTTCTTGAGGAAGGTATCATTGtatgaaaaacaaaataaaatgagCATTGATAATTTGGCAAAAGTTGTTGGACCAAATATCATGCCTTTGCAAGAAACAACCATGTCAGCTGTCCAAATGCGTCTTGAATTACATTTCATTGTTGTTAAA attttaattgaaaatgcagAAGATATTGGTGTGTTACCAGATCATATAGTACAAGCTATTTCTATGGAAACAATTGGAAGCATGGACAATGAATTGGATGTGTCTGATTTACGTTCTAAATCAAGAAAAAAGAAACACCGCAGTGGAAGTCTTACAC GTGCAGTACCTGATGATTGTAATACATCTGATAATCAGCGACTTCCTGAAAACTGTGATTTGTTACAAGCATCGAATACTAAATCTACAAAGAAGAGGAAAGGTATCGAACGCTTAGATCCATCCAGTACAAAGAAAAA GAAAGTTGTAGATAAAGTAGATAAATCTAAAAAAATGAGACTTAGTCTGGATCGCTTTGTACCAAGAAAAACG aaaCCTATTGACGAAGATCCAGAATTATGTACAAATACTTTTGATACATATTCTGAACGACGTTGGAGCTCTGTTTCTAATACATGTGattcaaaaaagaaatatagaacatATAGTGATGATACACCGCAATtaaagtttattttgaaagacAGTGAAGTAACAAATGAACTTCACAGAGAATATAATAATATGTTCATTGATGCAGATGTTAATTTATCAGACGATAGTGACAAGCAGGTCTTGTTAACAAAGAAAGATGATATTAATATTACTAAATGTCAAAAGCACCTAAATTCCAGTTCagaagaattaaaaattttaaataattttgatcAAATGCGGTTATACCCATTAAAACGAAGATTGACgttaaataatttcgaaacaTATTCACATGTAGAAGTCACATCTATGGGCAACCAATCTGAGGAATATGTTACAATACCTAAAAGTGAATATGAGGAAATTAAAAACAGAGTTTCGGCAATAGAATCTCGACTTTCTCAAGAGTTTGGTTGCGTAAGTAATGAGGAAAATGAGGGTTTGTCACACTCTGCGAACAAAGTACAAACTGTATATGAAAAGACTTTGGAAGAAGCTAGTATTGAAAGTACAGCAACGACAGATTATTTAGCTAGGAAACTTGGAAAAGAGCTCAAAATAAGAAGATCGGGTGAACATAAAATTATAAGATCTCCTAGTGCTCGAAAGATAGGTAGTTTAAGAAGACGATCGCAAGATAGGATTATGAG TAAACGCATTAGACGAACTGCTTCATGGCATATTTCACATGAATCGGATTTACAATCACAGATACAATCTAATAAAGGATTAAATAACGGTTATGCTCATAGCAGAAAGGCACTGTCGTCAAATTGCACTAAGGATGACGCTTATATACGACCTGTATCGACTTCTTTTTGggaagaagaaaaaaataaagcCATACTGAATAATGTATGTAATGAATTCAGAAATACAAACGTATATTCAGGAAAACATGGTATAAACTCTACTGAATCTGAAACACTGCAACCAATAAAAAATCGAACATCGGCAACAGTGCGACGAGTATCATCTTTTCATGGTAATGAACTTACAAATGCAGCAATGTTTTCCGATGAAAaagttgaaaaattgaaaaaatcaaaCAGCCAGCgagatattattttaaataacacACATACGGCTATGTCGACTCCCAAATCTGACTGGAAGAAATCGACTATGCCCTGGAAAGATGCTGAGGGATATTTTAAATCAAAAAATCAAACGATTACCCCGGTTACTCAAACTGGACGCCCGTCCATTGCAAAATTAAGAACTCAGAACGCGGGAATGGTATTAGCTAAGGCCAAATTGTTTGATGAACGTACAACAAAGGGACATACGCAAAATTCCGTTTCAAGTAAAAAAAACAATGGGTCGAGTATAAATAATGATCAATTCGCAAATGTTCTAAACCAATGTTGTGAAAATATCGAATTATGTCGAAAATCGAGTAAAAGTATAAAAAGCAAGAGTCCAAAGTTGATATCTAAAAATTCTTCTTCCCACGTTACTTTAGAAGCTGCAGCTTCAAATTTAAATCATCAAGATACTGATTTCTGTTATTGTATTTCTCAAGACTCCAATGTAAATGTTTCTAGTCCATCGCAAGTAACTACGAATAGGCAACTTAATGGTGTATCTGACTTAGAACTTTATCAGAAGGAAAATATGAATGTAGAAAACTCGCTTTTAGTTAAAACAGTGCCTATCAATACAATATCCCATGAATCAAGGTTAAGTATGTACAAACTGGATAGCAGTACATTATGTAGAACTCCACATATTAAAAAACCATTAACTGTAAAAACACCTAAAAGTGCTAAGACATTAGGAAGAAAACCCAATGCAGATTCCCGTAGAACACCTCTGAAGGCTGTTAGTCAATTAGGAACACCAAAATATCAAAATCCTAAAGGTATTCTGAAAACAACAAGGAGTGTTAGTAGACATATTTAA
- the LOC143350080 gene encoding uncharacterized protein LOC143350080 isoform X1 — protein MLIYDVLHKETVYHSIVSDLRNYGVKYRFKKSMIKTEKVEGIKHISKKVFKTPLSYHPLDVVNLSSGGIVHVPVFVSEVSTFLENHITQEGLFRKAGSQLRQKELIGRLDNGGTLGEKHNAIDVANCLKTFFRDLPEPLIPFSYHDLFVHCAMLKAYRVQALLLACILLPPHHLNTLAFFMEFLRKVSLYEKQNKMSIDNLAKVVGPNIMPLQETTMSAVQMRLELHFIVVKILIENAEDIGVLPDHIVQAISMETIGSMDNELDVSDLRSKSRKKKHRSGSLTRKPHLSASNLNLRMFNGLKKIVGKGAVPDDCNTSDNQRLPENCDLLQASNTKSTKKRKGIERLDPSSTKKKKVVDKVDKSKKMRLSLDRFVPRKTKPIDEDPELCTNTFDTYSERRWSSVSNTCDSKKKYRTYSDDTPQLKFILKDSEVTNELHREYNNMFIDADVNLSDDSDKQVLLTKKDDINITKCQKHLNSSSEELKILNNFDQMRLYPLKRRLTLNNFETYSHVEVTSMGNQSEEYVTIPKSEYEEIKNRVSAIESRLSQEFGCVSNEENEGLSHSANKVQTVYEKTLEEASIESTATTDYLARKLGKELKIRRSGEHKIIRSPSARKIGSLRRRSQDRIMSKRIRRTASWHISHESDLQSQIQSNKGLNNGYAHSRKALSSNCTKDDAYIRPVSTSFWEEEKNKAILNNVCNEFRNTNVYSGKHGINSTESETLQPIKNRTSATVRRVSSFHGNELTNAAMFSDEKVEKLKKSNSQRDIILNNTHTAMSTPKSDWKKSTMPWKDAEGYFKSKNQTITPVTQTGRPSIAKLRTQNAGMVLAKAKLFDERTTKGHTQNSVSSKKNNGSSINNDQFANVLNQCCENIELCRKSSKSIKSKSPKLISKNSSSHVTLEAAASNLNHQDTDFCYCISQDSNVNVSSPSQVTTNRQLNGVSDLELYQKENMNVENSLLVKTVPINTISHESRLSMYKLDSSTLCRTPHIKKPLTVKTPKSAKTLGRKPNADSRRTPLKAVSQLGTPKYQNPKGILKTTRSVSRHI, from the exons ATGTTGATTTACGATGTTTTACATAAAGAAACAGTGTATCATTCGATCGTTAGCGATCTTCGTAATTATGGTGTTAAGTATCGGTTCAAAAAGAGTATGATTAAAACTGAAAAAGTTGAGGGAATTAAGCATATTTCGAAGAAAGTTTTCAAAACTCCTTTATCGTATCATCCGTTGGATGTTGTGAATTTGTCTTCGGGTGGTATTGTACATGTTCCGGTTTTCGTCAGTGAAGTATCAACATTCTTAGAGAACCACATCACTCAAGAAGGCTTATTCAGAAAAGCGGGATCGCAGCTACGACAAAAAGAATTAATAGGTCGCTTGGATAATGGTGGAACATTGGGAGAAAAACATAATGCAATTGATGTAGCAAATTGCTTAAAAACCTTCTTCAGAGACTTGCCAGAACCTTTGATACCCTTTTCTTATCATGATTTATTTGTACACTGTGCCATGCTTAAAGCTTATCGTGTACAAGCATTATTATTGGCTTGTATTCTTTTACCACCGCATCATCTTAACACTCTGGCATTTTTTATGGAGTTCTTGAGGAAGGTATCATTGtatgaaaaacaaaataaaatgagCATTGATAATTTGGCAAAAGTTGTTGGACCAAATATCATGCCTTTGCAAGAAACAACCATGTCAGCTGTCCAAATGCGTCTTGAATTACATTTCATTGTTGTTAAA attttaattgaaaatgcagAAGATATTGGTGTGTTACCAGATCATATAGTACAAGCTATTTCTATGGAAACAATTGGAAGCATGGACAATGAATTGGATGTGTCTGATTTACGTTCTAAATCAAGAAAAAAGAAACACCGCAGTGGAAGTCTTACACGTAAGCCACATCTAAGTGCCTCCAACCTTAATCTAA GAATGTTTAATGGTTTAAAAAAGATTGTTGGCAAAGGTGCAGTACCTGATGATTGTAATACATCTGATAATCAGCGACTTCCTGAAAACTGTGATTTGTTACAAGCATCGAATACTAAATCTACAAAGAAGAGGAAAGGTATCGAACGCTTAGATCCATCCAGTACAAAGAAAAA GAAAGTTGTAGATAAAGTAGATAAATCTAAAAAAATGAGACTTAGTCTGGATCGCTTTGTACCAAGAAAAACG aaaCCTATTGACGAAGATCCAGAATTATGTACAAATACTTTTGATACATATTCTGAACGACGTTGGAGCTCTGTTTCTAATACATGTGattcaaaaaagaaatatagaacatATAGTGATGATACACCGCAATtaaagtttattttgaaagacAGTGAAGTAACAAATGAACTTCACAGAGAATATAATAATATGTTCATTGATGCAGATGTTAATTTATCAGACGATAGTGACAAGCAGGTCTTGTTAACAAAGAAAGATGATATTAATATTACTAAATGTCAAAAGCACCTAAATTCCAGTTCagaagaattaaaaattttaaataattttgatcAAATGCGGTTATACCCATTAAAACGAAGATTGACgttaaataatttcgaaacaTATTCACATGTAGAAGTCACATCTATGGGCAACCAATCTGAGGAATATGTTACAATACCTAAAAGTGAATATGAGGAAATTAAAAACAGAGTTTCGGCAATAGAATCTCGACTTTCTCAAGAGTTTGGTTGCGTAAGTAATGAGGAAAATGAGGGTTTGTCACACTCTGCGAACAAAGTACAAACTGTATATGAAAAGACTTTGGAAGAAGCTAGTATTGAAAGTACAGCAACGACAGATTATTTAGCTAGGAAACTTGGAAAAGAGCTCAAAATAAGAAGATCGGGTGAACATAAAATTATAAGATCTCCTAGTGCTCGAAAGATAGGTAGTTTAAGAAGACGATCGCAAGATAGGATTATGAG TAAACGCATTAGACGAACTGCTTCATGGCATATTTCACATGAATCGGATTTACAATCACAGATACAATCTAATAAAGGATTAAATAACGGTTATGCTCATAGCAGAAAGGCACTGTCGTCAAATTGCACTAAGGATGACGCTTATATACGACCTGTATCGACTTCTTTTTGggaagaagaaaaaaataaagcCATACTGAATAATGTATGTAATGAATTCAGAAATACAAACGTATATTCAGGAAAACATGGTATAAACTCTACTGAATCTGAAACACTGCAACCAATAAAAAATCGAACATCGGCAACAGTGCGACGAGTATCATCTTTTCATGGTAATGAACTTACAAATGCAGCAATGTTTTCCGATGAAAaagttgaaaaattgaaaaaatcaaaCAGCCAGCgagatattattttaaataacacACATACGGCTATGTCGACTCCCAAATCTGACTGGAAGAAATCGACTATGCCCTGGAAAGATGCTGAGGGATATTTTAAATCAAAAAATCAAACGATTACCCCGGTTACTCAAACTGGACGCCCGTCCATTGCAAAATTAAGAACTCAGAACGCGGGAATGGTATTAGCTAAGGCCAAATTGTTTGATGAACGTACAACAAAGGGACATACGCAAAATTCCGTTTCAAGTAAAAAAAACAATGGGTCGAGTATAAATAATGATCAATTCGCAAATGTTCTAAACCAATGTTGTGAAAATATCGAATTATGTCGAAAATCGAGTAAAAGTATAAAAAGCAAGAGTCCAAAGTTGATATCTAAAAATTCTTCTTCCCACGTTACTTTAGAAGCTGCAGCTTCAAATTTAAATCATCAAGATACTGATTTCTGTTATTGTATTTCTCAAGACTCCAATGTAAATGTTTCTAGTCCATCGCAAGTAACTACGAATAGGCAACTTAATGGTGTATCTGACTTAGAACTTTATCAGAAGGAAAATATGAATGTAGAAAACTCGCTTTTAGTTAAAACAGTGCCTATCAATACAATATCCCATGAATCAAGGTTAAGTATGTACAAACTGGATAGCAGTACATTATGTAGAACTCCACATATTAAAAAACCATTAACTGTAAAAACACCTAAAAGTGCTAAGACATTAGGAAGAAAACCCAATGCAGATTCCCGTAGAACACCTCTGAAGGCTGTTAGTCAATTAGGAACACCAAAATATCAAAATCCTAAAGGTATTCTGAAAACAACAAGGAGTGTTAGTAGACATATTTAA
- the LOC143350080 gene encoding uncharacterized protein LOC143350080 isoform X3: protein MLIYDVLHKETVYHSIVSDLRNYGVKYRFKKSMIKTEKVEGIKHISKKVFKTPLSYHPLDVVNLSSGGIVHVPVFVSEVSTFLENHITQEGLFRKAGSQLRQKELIGRLDNGGTLGEKHNAIDVANCLKTFFRDLPEPLIPFSYHDLFVHCAMLKAYRVQALLLACILLPPHHLNTLAFFMEFLRKVSLYEKQNKMSIDNLAKVVGPNIMPLQETTMSAVQMRLELHFIVVKILIENAEDIGVLPDHIVQAISMETIGSMDNELDVSDLRSKSRKKKHRSGSLTLPDDCNTSDNQRLPENCDLLQASNTKSTKKRKGIERLDPSSTKKKKVVDKVDKSKKMRLSLDRFVPRKTKPIDEDPELCTNTFDTYSERRWSSVSNTCDSKKKYRTYSDDTPQLKFILKDSEVTNELHREYNNMFIDADVNLSDDSDKQVLLTKKDDINITKCQKHLNSSSEELKILNNFDQMRLYPLKRRLTLNNFETYSHVEVTSMGNQSEEYVTIPKSEYEEIKNRVSAIESRLSQEFGCVSNEENEGLSHSANKVQTVYEKTLEEASIESTATTDYLARKLGKELKIRRSGEHKIIRSPSARKIGSLRRRSQDRIMSKRIRRTASWHISHESDLQSQIQSNKGLNNGYAHSRKALSSNCTKDDAYIRPVSTSFWEEEKNKAILNNVCNEFRNTNVYSGKHGINSTESETLQPIKNRTSATVRRVSSFHGNELTNAAMFSDEKVEKLKKSNSQRDIILNNTHTAMSTPKSDWKKSTMPWKDAEGYFKSKNQTITPVTQTGRPSIAKLRTQNAGMVLAKAKLFDERTTKGHTQNSVSSKKNNGSSINNDQFANVLNQCCENIELCRKSSKSIKSKSPKLISKNSSSHVTLEAAASNLNHQDTDFCYCISQDSNVNVSSPSQVTTNRQLNGVSDLELYQKENMNVENSLLVKTVPINTISHESRLSMYKLDSSTLCRTPHIKKPLTVKTPKSAKTLGRKPNADSRRTPLKAVSQLGTPKYQNPKGILKTTRSVSRHI, encoded by the exons ATGTTGATTTACGATGTTTTACATAAAGAAACAGTGTATCATTCGATCGTTAGCGATCTTCGTAATTATGGTGTTAAGTATCGGTTCAAAAAGAGTATGATTAAAACTGAAAAAGTTGAGGGAATTAAGCATATTTCGAAGAAAGTTTTCAAAACTCCTTTATCGTATCATCCGTTGGATGTTGTGAATTTGTCTTCGGGTGGTATTGTACATGTTCCGGTTTTCGTCAGTGAAGTATCAACATTCTTAGAGAACCACATCACTCAAGAAGGCTTATTCAGAAAAGCGGGATCGCAGCTACGACAAAAAGAATTAATAGGTCGCTTGGATAATGGTGGAACATTGGGAGAAAAACATAATGCAATTGATGTAGCAAATTGCTTAAAAACCTTCTTCAGAGACTTGCCAGAACCTTTGATACCCTTTTCTTATCATGATTTATTTGTACACTGTGCCATGCTTAAAGCTTATCGTGTACAAGCATTATTATTGGCTTGTATTCTTTTACCACCGCATCATCTTAACACTCTGGCATTTTTTATGGAGTTCTTGAGGAAGGTATCATTGtatgaaaaacaaaataaaatgagCATTGATAATTTGGCAAAAGTTGTTGGACCAAATATCATGCCTTTGCAAGAAACAACCATGTCAGCTGTCCAAATGCGTCTTGAATTACATTTCATTGTTGTTAAA attttaattgaaaatgcagAAGATATTGGTGTGTTACCAGATCATATAGTACAAGCTATTTCTATGGAAACAATTGGAAGCATGGACAATGAATTGGATGTGTCTGATTTACGTTCTAAATCAAGAAAAAAGAAACACCGCAGTGGAAGTCTTACAC TACCTGATGATTGTAATACATCTGATAATCAGCGACTTCCTGAAAACTGTGATTTGTTACAAGCATCGAATACTAAATCTACAAAGAAGAGGAAAGGTATCGAACGCTTAGATCCATCCAGTACAAAGAAAAA GAAAGTTGTAGATAAAGTAGATAAATCTAAAAAAATGAGACTTAGTCTGGATCGCTTTGTACCAAGAAAAACG aaaCCTATTGACGAAGATCCAGAATTATGTACAAATACTTTTGATACATATTCTGAACGACGTTGGAGCTCTGTTTCTAATACATGTGattcaaaaaagaaatatagaacatATAGTGATGATACACCGCAATtaaagtttattttgaaagacAGTGAAGTAACAAATGAACTTCACAGAGAATATAATAATATGTTCATTGATGCAGATGTTAATTTATCAGACGATAGTGACAAGCAGGTCTTGTTAACAAAGAAAGATGATATTAATATTACTAAATGTCAAAAGCACCTAAATTCCAGTTCagaagaattaaaaattttaaataattttgatcAAATGCGGTTATACCCATTAAAACGAAGATTGACgttaaataatttcgaaacaTATTCACATGTAGAAGTCACATCTATGGGCAACCAATCTGAGGAATATGTTACAATACCTAAAAGTGAATATGAGGAAATTAAAAACAGAGTTTCGGCAATAGAATCTCGACTTTCTCAAGAGTTTGGTTGCGTAAGTAATGAGGAAAATGAGGGTTTGTCACACTCTGCGAACAAAGTACAAACTGTATATGAAAAGACTTTGGAAGAAGCTAGTATTGAAAGTACAGCAACGACAGATTATTTAGCTAGGAAACTTGGAAAAGAGCTCAAAATAAGAAGATCGGGTGAACATAAAATTATAAGATCTCCTAGTGCTCGAAAGATAGGTAGTTTAAGAAGACGATCGCAAGATAGGATTATGAG TAAACGCATTAGACGAACTGCTTCATGGCATATTTCACATGAATCGGATTTACAATCACAGATACAATCTAATAAAGGATTAAATAACGGTTATGCTCATAGCAGAAAGGCACTGTCGTCAAATTGCACTAAGGATGACGCTTATATACGACCTGTATCGACTTCTTTTTGggaagaagaaaaaaataaagcCATACTGAATAATGTATGTAATGAATTCAGAAATACAAACGTATATTCAGGAAAACATGGTATAAACTCTACTGAATCTGAAACACTGCAACCAATAAAAAATCGAACATCGGCAACAGTGCGACGAGTATCATCTTTTCATGGTAATGAACTTACAAATGCAGCAATGTTTTCCGATGAAAaagttgaaaaattgaaaaaatcaaaCAGCCAGCgagatattattttaaataacacACATACGGCTATGTCGACTCCCAAATCTGACTGGAAGAAATCGACTATGCCCTGGAAAGATGCTGAGGGATATTTTAAATCAAAAAATCAAACGATTACCCCGGTTACTCAAACTGGACGCCCGTCCATTGCAAAATTAAGAACTCAGAACGCGGGAATGGTATTAGCTAAGGCCAAATTGTTTGATGAACGTACAACAAAGGGACATACGCAAAATTCCGTTTCAAGTAAAAAAAACAATGGGTCGAGTATAAATAATGATCAATTCGCAAATGTTCTAAACCAATGTTGTGAAAATATCGAATTATGTCGAAAATCGAGTAAAAGTATAAAAAGCAAGAGTCCAAAGTTGATATCTAAAAATTCTTCTTCCCACGTTACTTTAGAAGCTGCAGCTTCAAATTTAAATCATCAAGATACTGATTTCTGTTATTGTATTTCTCAAGACTCCAATGTAAATGTTTCTAGTCCATCGCAAGTAACTACGAATAGGCAACTTAATGGTGTATCTGACTTAGAACTTTATCAGAAGGAAAATATGAATGTAGAAAACTCGCTTTTAGTTAAAACAGTGCCTATCAATACAATATCCCATGAATCAAGGTTAAGTATGTACAAACTGGATAGCAGTACATTATGTAGAACTCCACATATTAAAAAACCATTAACTGTAAAAACACCTAAAAGTGCTAAGACATTAGGAAGAAAACCCAATGCAGATTCCCGTAGAACACCTCTGAAGGCTGTTAGTCAATTAGGAACACCAAAATATCAAAATCCTAAAGGTATTCTGAAAACAACAAGGAGTGTTAGTAGACATATTTAA